ACTCCTTAAATCCTCCGTTTCTCTAACTGCATGTTCAAAGCCAAGCCACGAATTTCGTTCGTGAGCACGTCGAAACTGGCAGGGGTGCCGGCTTCAAGCGTGTTTTCGCCTTTGACCATCGATTCGTAAATTTTCGTGCGGCCTTCGACATCGTCGCTCTTGACCGTCAACAGTTCTTGCAAGATGTAGGCGGCGCCGTAGGCTTCGAGCGCCCAGACTTCCATCTCGCCAAATCGCTGGCCGCCGAAACGCGCCTTGCCTCCCAGCGGCTGCTGGGTGATCAGCGAATACGGGCCGGTGCTGCGAGCGTGAACTTTGTCGTCCACCAGGTGGTGCAACTTCAGCATGTAGATGTAGCCCACCGTGGTTTCTTGCTCCATCGGCTCGCCGGTGCGGCCGTCGTAGAGTTGGGCTTTGCCGTGCTTGGGCAGGCCGGCCTTTTCCAGGGCCTGGTTGATTTCTTCTTCGCTTGCGCCATCGAACACCGGCGTGACTGCGCGGAAGCCCAGGGCGGCGGCGGCCCAGCCAAGGTGCGTTTCCAAAATCTGGCCCACGTTCATACGGCTGGGAACGCCCAGCGGATTCAGCAAGATCTGGACTGGAGTTCCGTCGGCTAAAAATGGCATGTCTTCCTTGGGAAGAATTTTGGCGACGACCCCCTTATTGCCGTGTCGACCGGCCATCTTGTCGCCTACCGAAATTACTCGCTTGGCGGCAATGTAGACCTTGACCATTTGCAACACGCCGCTGCGCAGCTCGTCGCCGCGCTTCATGCTGTTGAGCTTGCGGTCAGCAGAGTCGATGGCATCTTCAACGGTCGGCCACAGCGTTTTGAACGCTTTTTCGACATCGGCCCGACGTTCCGGACTGCGGATATCGATCGAGTCGAGCTTAAAGTTGCGGGCCTGCTCGGCGACGTACTTGTGCTCTTGATCGCGCACCAGCGGGGCGCCTTCGCTATCGGTCAGCGTCTTTTTCAGGATTGTTTCGATTTCGCCAACCAGCGCGCCAAACGCCTCGGTAATTTTCGCGTTGCCTTCCGATTCGGCATCTTTTAGTTCTTTCTCGAAGCGCTTGCGTTCGTCTTCCGAAAGGCTCATCCGCCGAGAGAATTTCTCGGTGTGAATCACGATGCCTTCCACGCCCGACGGAACTTCGAGCGAATCATTCTTCACGTCTTCGCCGGCGCGGCCGAAAATGGCGTGCAGCAGCTTTTCTTCGGGAGTTAGTTCCGTTTTGCTCTTCGGCGAAACTTTGCCGACCAGGATATCGCCGGGCCGGACGAAGGTGCCAACGCGGACAATGCCGGTTTCGTCAAGGTTTCGCAGGGCCTTTTCGCTGACGTTGGGAATATCGCGAGTGAACTCTTCGCGTCCAAGTTTCGTCTCGCGGATTTCGATATCGAACTCTTCGATGTGCAGCGAGGTATACACGTCGTTCTGTACCAGCTCTTCGCTGATAATGATGGCGTCCTCGAAGTTGAAACCGTCCCAGGCCATAAAGCCCACCAGCACGTTACGACCCAGCGAAAGTTCGCCGTTGAACGTGGCAGCGCCGTCGGCAATGACCGTGCCCTTTTCAACTTTATCGCCTACGCGGACCACGGGCTTTTGATTCTGGCAAGTCCGCTCGTTCAGGCCCTTGAATTTGGTGAGCGGATAGGTGTCGTTGCCGATGGTGATCTTCGTGGCATCGACAAAGTTCACCGTTCCCTTCTTCGGCGCCCGCATCAGCATGCTGGAGTTCACGGCCACATCCACCTCCATTCCCGTGCCCACCAGCGGCGGCTCGGTCACCAACAGCGGCACGGCTTGGCGCTGCATGTTGGAGCCCATGAGCGCGCGATTGGCGTCGTCGTGCTCGAGAAATGGGATCAGGCCCGCCGACACGCCTACCATTTGGCTTGGGGCCACGTCGATGTATTGCACCTTATCGACCGGCACCATTTCGAAGTCGCTGCGATAGCGAGCGATGATCGTCTCGCCTTGAATATGGTGATTCGTCACCGGAGCATCGGCAGGAGCAAGGTAGGCATCCATTTCCTGATCGGCCCGCAGCCACACGGCGTCGTCGCTGAGCTTGCCTTTGGTCACTTTGCGATAGGGCGTGACGAGGAAGCCGTATTCATCGACCGCCGCGTAGATCCCGAGGCTAGAAATCAAGCCGATGTTGGTGCCTTCCGGCGTCTCGATGGGGCAAATTCTTCCGTAGTGCGAAATATGCACATCGCGCACTTCGAAGCCGGCCCGTTTGCGGTTCAAACCGCCTGGACCGAGGGCCGACAACCGGCGCTCGTGCGTGAGCATCGACAGCGGGTTGGTTTGATCCACGACTTGCGACAGCTCGCCGCGACCGAAAAAGTATTCGATTGCCGCCGAGATGCTCTTGGGGTTGATGAGCGTGCGCGGCGTCATGTCGGCCACATCTTTCAGGCTCATCCGCTCTTGCACCGTCCGCCGGAGCTTGAGGAACCCTTTGCGAAGTTCGTCGGAGGCGAGTTCATCAATTGTGCGCAAGCGACGGTTGCCCAAGTGGTCGATATCGTCCACCTCGACGCTCGGATCCCCTTCATTGAGCTTGATGACGTACTTGATTGCATTAATGAGATCTTCCGGTTTGAGCGTCATTTCCGTTTCCGGCACATTCAAACCAAGCTTGCGGTTGATGCGGAACCGGCCGACGCGCCCCAGGCGATAGCGATTCGTGTCGTAAAACTTTTCGTGGAACAGTGCTTTGGCCTTTTCGAGTTGCGGCGGATTGCCGGGACGCAATCGCTGATAAATTCTCAATAGCGCTTCCTCGTGGCTGCCGGTCGCGTCTTCGGCCAAGCTGTTCAAGATGAGCGGCACTTTCACGTCGCTCATCACTTCGACCGACGACAGGCCGGAAGTGCAAATCAGCTCTGCCAGGTTTTTCGTAATCCTGTGTCCGGCTTCAACCAGTATCTCGCCTGCTTTGTCGCTATGGTGAGGGTAGACGATGTCATTGATGGCGATCTTTCCTTCGATCTTGCCGACGCTGCGGCCGTCAATAACTTTCTCGCTGCTCGTTTCGTAGAACGTTCGCAAGATGTCGGCATCTTGACTGTACTTCGGATCCATCGCCCGTAGCAGCGTGAGTGCCGAGAATTTGCCGCTCTGATCGATGCGCACTTGCAACGTGTCTTTTTTCGAGACGTTCAGTTCGATCCAACTGCCGCGTTCGGGAATCACGCGAGCGCTGAACATTTTTCGTTCGCCGGTTTCCGTGTCGAGCACAAAATCGACGCCGGGGCTGCGGTGCAATTGGCTCACGACGACACGCTCGGCGCCGTTGATGATAAACTCGCCGCCGCCGAGCATGATCGGGATGTCGCCCAGATACACCTCTTCCTCGATGGGCTCTTCTTTCGTCAGCCGCAGCCAGACGCGGAACGGCCGTCCGTAGGTTAGCCGCAACTGGCGGCATTCGTGCGGTTCATAGCGCGGCTTGCCCAGTTCGTAGCGGAGATATTCGAGCTTCAAATTCTTGTCGTAGCTCTCGATCGGGAAAATCTCTCGGAGCACGCCTTCGATACCCTGGTCCTTGCGTTTACTGTCCGCCACTTCGTGCTGCAAGAACGCTTCGTAGCTGCGCGTTTGAATTTGCGTCAGGTCCGGAATCGAAAACGGATCGCGTCCGCTGCCGAAGCGACGAATCTCTGGCGGGGTAATACGTCTTTGCGCTGAAGTTGCCATTGGATTGTCAGTGGTTAGTGGTCCGCAGTCATTGGTACGTGGTCGATCTCGACGGCCTTGGTATGGACGAAAATCACAACTGGCGACTGACAACATCGCCAGACGGAATGGGTTCGATCATGGGTCGAGCGAGATCGCAAAGAAACATTCGAGCCGGACTGCGCGCAGCATCGCACGCAAAAGCGAGAGAGTATCGAATCAAGCTGCCTGATCGCTGCAATGGCTCACCGCCGAAAGTGACGTCAACACGCCGCGGTTGCGACCGGCGTTGCTGACCGTCGATGCGCTTGCCAACTACCAGGAAACCAAACAGTCGGCCTGCCGACCCCGCCGCCTATCGCGTACGGCGTCAGCACAAAAGCCCAACAAGACGATGGGAAATTCCGCAATGGAATGACTCACCGTCCCACACTCCGTTTTCGGGACAAAATGGCTATTTGATCGACACCTTGGCGCCGGCTTCTTCCAGCTCTTTCTTGGCCTTTTCGGCGTCTTCTTTCGAGACGCCTTCCTTGACCTTGCTAGGAGCGCCTTCGACCAAATCCTTGGCTTCCTTGAGGCCGAGATTTGTTTGGGCGCGAATCACCTTGATGACGCCAATTTTCTTGGCGGCATCGAAGCCTTCCAACACGACGTCGAACTCGGTTTTGGCTTCGGCGGCAGGAGCAGCCCCGGCAGCGCCGGCACCCGGCATCGCGGCCATCATCACCGCGCCGCCGGCAGCGGCCTTGATGCCGTGGACTTCCTCTAAGTAGTCGCTCAGCTCTTTGGCTTGTTTGAGGGTCAGGGCGACAATCTTGTCGCCCAAATCTTTCGTGGGAGTGGAAAACTCGCGGGTGGCTTCGGCAGTCGCCATGGGATTCGTTCTTCCTTTCTAGAAATTGGGATTTGGTCAGTTGTCAGTTGTAAGTAGTCGGTAGCCTCCGATCGCCGTTGACAGTGGACAACTGGCAACAGGCGGTCGGCATTTATTGAATTACGTCGCGGCCGGCTGTTCAGCGGGAGCTTCCCCACGATCGGCTTTTTCTAAATTCTCAAGGTGCGTTTTGACTTGGCTAACCAGTGCTCCGCCACCGTCCAATAGTTGCGAGGCGA
The sequence above is a segment of the Pirellulales bacterium genome. Coding sequences within it:
- the rpoB gene encoding DNA-directed RNA polymerase subunit beta — translated: MATSAQRRITPPEIRRFGSGRDPFSIPDLTQIQTRSYEAFLQHEVADSKRKDQGIEGVLREIFPIESYDKNLKLEYLRYELGKPRYEPHECRQLRLTYGRPFRVWLRLTKEEPIEEEVYLGDIPIMLGGGEFIINGAERVVVSQLHRSPGVDFVLDTETGERKMFSARVIPERGSWIELNVSKKDTLQVRIDQSGKFSALTLLRAMDPKYSQDADILRTFYETSSEKVIDGRSVGKIEGKIAINDIVYPHHSDKAGEILVEAGHRITKNLAELICTSGLSSVEVMSDVKVPLILNSLAEDATGSHEEALLRIYQRLRPGNPPQLEKAKALFHEKFYDTNRYRLGRVGRFRINRKLGLNVPETEMTLKPEDLINAIKYVIKLNEGDPSVEVDDIDHLGNRRLRTIDELASDELRKGFLKLRRTVQERMSLKDVADMTPRTLINPKSISAAIEYFFGRGELSQVVDQTNPLSMLTHERRLSALGPGGLNRKRAGFEVRDVHISHYGRICPIETPEGTNIGLISSLGIYAAVDEYGFLVTPYRKVTKGKLSDDAVWLRADQEMDAYLAPADAPVTNHHIQGETIIARYRSDFEMVPVDKVQYIDVAPSQMVGVSAGLIPFLEHDDANRALMGSNMQRQAVPLLVTEPPLVGTGMEVDVAVNSSMLMRAPKKGTVNFVDATKITIGNDTYPLTKFKGLNERTCQNQKPVVRVGDKVEKGTVIADGAATFNGELSLGRNVLVGFMAWDGFNFEDAIIISEELVQNDVYTSLHIEEFDIEIRETKLGREEFTRDIPNVSEKALRNLDETGIVRVGTFVRPGDILVGKVSPKSKTELTPEEKLLHAIFGRAGEDVKNDSLEVPSGVEGIVIHTEKFSRRMSLSEDERKRFEKELKDAESEGNAKITEAFGALVGEIETILKKTLTDSEGAPLVRDQEHKYVAEQARNFKLDSIDIRSPERRADVEKAFKTLWPTVEDAIDSADRKLNSMKRGDELRSGVLQMVKVYIAAKRVISVGDKMAGRHGNKGVVAKILPKEDMPFLADGTPVQILLNPLGVPSRMNVGQILETHLGWAAAALGFRAVTPVFDGASEEEINQALEKAGLPKHGKAQLYDGRTGEPMEQETTVGYIYMLKLHHLVDDKVHARSTGPYSLITQQPLGGKARFGGQRFGEMEVWALEAYGAAYILQELLTVKSDDVEGRTKIYESMVKGENTLEAGTPASFDVLTNEIRGLALNMQLEKRRI
- the rplL gene encoding 50S ribosomal protein L7/L12 produces the protein MATAEATREFSTPTKDLGDKIVALTLKQAKELSDYLEEVHGIKAAAGGAVMMAAMPGAGAAGAAPAAEAKTEFDVVLEGFDAAKKIGVIKVIRAQTNLGLKEAKDLVEGAPSKVKEGVSKEDAEKAKKELEEAGAKVSIK